A section of the Spirosoma pollinicola genome encodes:
- a CDS encoding Gfo/Idh/MocA family protein, giving the protein MIRPVVYVLLLLLAQVSYSQSPKKPLRIGIAGMAHDHVHGILNKAFRQTGQTDIEIVGIAEPNRELAEKLAKQHGFSMSLVYPTLTEMLDKTKPEAVTDFGPVVDHKKTVIVCAPRGIHVMVEKPLATTFADAKQMAELVKKHKIQLLTNYETTWYGSNHKAYAIANTDKSIGDLRKIVVHDGHQGPKEIGVSNEFFAWLTDPVTNGAGALFDFGCYGANLSTWLMHNQRPLSVMAVTQQIKPDIYPKVDDEGTIILTYPKTQTIIQGSWNWPFGRKDMEVYGQTGYVFTVDGTKMRIRFKDDKSEHTAEATSADVPATDPFTYFARLIHGETKPDELTSLDNNIIVMEILDAARQSAKTGKAVKL; this is encoded by the coding sequence ATGATTCGTCCAGTTGTCTACGTACTCTTGCTCCTGTTAGCCCAGGTCAGTTACAGCCAGTCACCTAAAAAACCTCTTCGGATAGGCATAGCTGGTATGGCACATGACCATGTTCATGGCATTCTGAATAAGGCATTCAGGCAAACGGGGCAGACCGACATCGAAATCGTAGGCATTGCCGAACCGAATCGGGAGCTAGCCGAAAAACTGGCAAAACAGCATGGGTTCAGCATGAGTCTGGTTTACCCAACGCTAACAGAAATGCTCGACAAAACCAAACCCGAAGCCGTAACCGATTTCGGGCCAGTTGTCGATCATAAGAAAACGGTAATCGTTTGCGCCCCTCGCGGTATTCATGTAATGGTTGAAAAACCGCTGGCCACCACGTTTGCCGATGCCAAACAGATGGCAGAACTGGTGAAGAAGCACAAAATTCAACTGCTCACGAACTATGAAACAACCTGGTATGGCAGCAATCATAAAGCGTACGCCATTGCCAATACCGACAAGTCGATTGGTGATTTGCGGAAGATTGTTGTTCACGACGGGCATCAGGGACCTAAGGAGATTGGGGTGAGCAACGAGTTTTTTGCCTGGTTGACCGACCCTGTTACCAACGGTGCCGGGGCATTGTTTGACTTTGGCTGTTATGGTGCGAATCTCTCGACCTGGCTCATGCATAACCAGCGGCCACTGTCAGTGATGGCGGTTACACAACAGATCAAACCCGATATTTACCCGAAAGTGGACGATGAAGGGACGATTATTCTGACGTACCCCAAAACGCAGACGATCATTCAGGGGTCGTGGAACTGGCCCTTTGGTCGAAAAGATATGGAAGTGTACGGGCAAACCGGTTATGTTTTTACTGTCGATGGCACCAAAATGCGTATTCGATTCAAAGACGATAAAAGCGAGCACACTGCCGAAGCTACATCAGCGGATGTTCCTGCTACTGACCCGTTTACATACTTCGCCCGATTGATTCACGGCGAAACTAAACCGGACGAATTAACGTCATTAGACAATAACATAATCGTCATGGAGATCCTGGATGCAGCCCGTCAATCGGCCAAAACCGGCAAGGCGGTGAAACTATAA
- a CDS encoding trans-sulfuration enzyme family protein — protein MKKQTKAIRIQAEKSGNREHSVPLYLTSSFAFESAEQGKALFDETEDGNIYSRFSNPNVTEFVDKVCMLENAEDGIATATGMAAVFASMAGLLKSGDHLVACRALFGSAHQIITQILSKWGITHTYVDASASEAEWEAAIQANTGRPAARMVYLETPSNPGLELVDLEMLGRLKQKYGFILNVDNCFATPILQTPIDYGADLSVHSATKYMDGQGRVLGGIVVGHADLIQPIRFFARHTGPALSPFNAWVLSKSLETLDLRMERHCRNALQLAEALDTHTDVERVLYPFLPSHPQYDLAKRQMSAGGAIVTIELEGGFDRVKAFFDALTIPTLSSNLGDSRTIVTNPNTTTHAKLKPDEKAALGITPGLIRISVGLEAIEDLIDDFTQAVEKSAEAVKEKV, from the coding sequence ATGAAAAAACAAACCAAAGCCATTCGCATCCAGGCGGAGAAGTCTGGAAATCGTGAACATTCCGTTCCGTTATATCTAACGTCGAGTTTTGCTTTCGAAAGTGCCGAACAGGGCAAAGCCTTGTTTGATGAAACGGAAGATGGCAATATCTACTCACGCTTCTCAAACCCCAACGTGACGGAATTTGTCGATAAGGTTTGCATGCTGGAAAATGCCGAAGATGGTATTGCCACAGCTACCGGAATGGCGGCTGTTTTCGCGAGCATGGCTGGTTTGTTAAAATCGGGCGACCATTTGGTAGCTTGCAGGGCTTTGTTTGGATCGGCGCACCAGATCATCACCCAGATTCTGAGCAAGTGGGGTATTACGCATACCTATGTGGATGCCAGCGCCAGCGAAGCGGAGTGGGAAGCGGCCATTCAGGCGAATACCGGAAGACCAGCCGCTCGCATGGTGTATCTGGAAACGCCTTCTAACCCCGGTTTAGAACTCGTTGATCTGGAAATGCTGGGGCGTTTAAAGCAGAAGTACGGTTTTATTCTAAACGTAGACAACTGTTTTGCCACGCCAATTCTGCAAACTCCCATTGATTATGGTGCCGATTTATCGGTGCATTCGGCTACCAAATATATGGATGGTCAGGGCCGTGTTCTGGGCGGCATTGTCGTTGGCCATGCCGATCTGATTCAACCCATTCGCTTCTTTGCGCGCCATACAGGCCCTGCTCTGTCGCCGTTCAATGCCTGGGTTCTATCCAAGAGTTTGGAAACACTTGACCTTCGCATGGAACGCCATTGCCGCAACGCCCTGCAACTGGCCGAAGCCCTGGACACCCACACCGACGTGGAGCGGGTACTTTATCCATTCCTGCCTTCCCACCCGCAGTATGATCTGGCAAAACGCCAGATGAGCGCGGGCGGTGCCATTGTAACGATTGAACTGGAAGGTGGTTTCGACCGGGTGAAAGCCTTCTTCGACGCCTTGACAATTCCCACTCTGTCATCAAACCTCGGCGATTCGCGCACCATTGTCACGAACCCGAACACGACGACCCATGCCAAACTCAAACCTGATGAAAAAGCCGCTTTGGGTATTACACCGGGCCTGATTCGGATTTCGGTTGGATTGGAAGCTATTGAAGATTTGATCGACGATTTCACACAGGCAGTAGAAAAGTCGGCCGAAGCGGTTAAAGAAAAGGTATAA
- a CDS encoding sulfite exporter TauE/SafE family protein, whose protein sequence is MATDSLVTEKENLNLNGLTISIQGDNAATQADALRAAFPDANVQTGSSSPLLRRRNRTEIAIYAFSALALMLVGHLLFSYFTLSRLTLLANSIDLTPQIFYFIMAGFVAQMIDGALGMAYGVTATTFLTSVGISPLFATASVHSSEIFTSGVSGYMHLKFGNVNSRLFKIILIPGVIGAALGAFLITKLADMEVVAKYLSPAISVYTAILGILILKKALTKNAKKKPVRQIGLLAWFGGFVDAIGGGGWGPIVNSTLIASGRHPRYTIGSVNLAEFFVSFASSVVFALYAGLDNYGMVILGLILGGMIAAPIAARLSQKLPIKTMMILVGIVVILVSLRKIIKFF, encoded by the coding sequence ATGGCTACCGACTCGCTCGTAACGGAAAAAGAGAATTTAAACCTTAATGGTCTGACGATCAGCATCCAGGGAGACAATGCAGCCACTCAGGCCGATGCGTTGCGGGCGGCATTTCCAGATGCCAATGTGCAAACAGGTTCGTCCAGCCCATTACTACGCCGACGTAATCGCACTGAAATTGCAATCTATGCTTTTTCAGCTCTCGCGTTAATGCTCGTTGGGCATCTCCTGTTCAGCTACTTTACCCTGAGTCGGCTAACGCTCCTGGCGAATAGCATTGATCTTACACCCCAAATTTTTTACTTTATCATGGCCGGGTTTGTGGCTCAGATGATTGACGGAGCTTTAGGCATGGCTTACGGTGTCACGGCAACTACCTTTCTGACAAGTGTAGGTATCAGCCCATTGTTCGCCACGGCAAGTGTACACAGTTCCGAGATTTTTACCAGTGGTGTATCAGGGTATATGCACCTTAAATTTGGTAACGTAAATAGTCGGTTATTTAAGATTATCCTGATTCCCGGAGTCATTGGCGCTGCGTTGGGTGCCTTTTTAATTACCAAACTGGCCGACATGGAAGTGGTCGCAAAATACTTAAGTCCGGCAATTTCTGTTTACACGGCGATATTGGGGATATTGATTCTCAAAAAAGCATTGACGAAAAACGCGAAGAAGAAACCCGTCCGGCAAATTGGCCTGTTAGCCTGGTTCGGCGGTTTTGTCGATGCCATTGGCGGGGGCGGCTGGGGACCAATAGTTAACTCAACTCTCATTGCTTCGGGGCGGCACCCACGTTATACCATTGGTTCGGTAAATCTGGCCGAGTTCTTTGTGTCGTTTGCTTCGTCTGTCGTGTTTGCATTGTATGCCGGACTGGACAACTACGGCATGGTGATACTCGGCCTTATTTTAGGGGGTATGATCGCGGCCCCGATTGCGGCCCGTTTGTCGCAGAAACTACCGATCAAAACCATGATGATATTGGTCGGAATTGTGGTTATCCTCGTAAGTTTGCGGAAAATTATTAAGTTCTTTTAG
- a CDS encoding DUF819 family protein — translation MVDSIFILFVLCLNVVICEWLTRKPGFHHIGTALLVIILTAIEANFHLIPTTETPVYESIFSYLAPFSLFLLLLSVNLKDLRQAGLPMVTMFLVGSAGTVIGVFVSVWLFSAPNTVGNLYYALAGMFTGTYIGGSVNFHAVALHYGVSKAGNLFIAATAADNIMTALWMAATLSLPRILQKYFPRKQMSSASSTETVFQLGDEQSDTNPFTDAETMNPSDLALLLALGFGSIFLSKQLAAILPMIPFVLILTTIALVLAQFRVVNKLRGSRLLGLFGIYVFLAVIGAYCDIATLLHDGQLAIILFGMILTLVLIHAVILFGIGAFFKQDWDVLGIASQANVGGATSALALAKSLNRPDLQLPAVLVGTLGNAIGSYLGIVVAEVLRAA, via the coding sequence GTGGTTGACTCTATTTTCATTCTCTTTGTGCTTTGCCTCAATGTTGTTATTTGCGAATGGCTAACTCGTAAACCTGGCTTTCACCACATTGGAACAGCTTTATTGGTCATCATACTCACAGCCATTGAAGCCAACTTTCATTTAATTCCTACTACAGAAACACCCGTCTACGAAAGTATTTTCAGTTACCTGGCTCCCTTCTCATTATTCCTTCTTCTACTAAGTGTTAATCTGAAGGACTTACGGCAGGCAGGGTTGCCAATGGTCACCATGTTTCTGGTCGGCTCGGCGGGTACGGTCATTGGGGTTTTTGTAAGTGTATGGCTATTTTCGGCGCCAAACACGGTCGGGAACTTGTATTATGCACTAGCGGGTATGTTCACCGGGACGTATATTGGAGGGAGTGTTAATTTCCATGCGGTTGCCCTCCACTATGGCGTATCCAAGGCAGGAAACCTGTTTATTGCGGCTACTGCTGCCGACAATATTATGACGGCCCTCTGGATGGCTGCCACACTATCGTTACCCCGCATACTTCAAAAATATTTCCCTCGTAAGCAAATGAGCAGCGCATCATCAACGGAAACAGTTTTCCAGTTGGGCGATGAACAGAGTGATACCAATCCATTTACTGATGCAGAAACCATGAATCCCAGTGATCTTGCATTGTTGCTGGCCCTGGGTTTTGGCTCCATCTTTTTGTCTAAACAACTAGCGGCCATATTACCAATGATTCCATTCGTACTGATCCTAACCACTATAGCCCTTGTATTGGCTCAGTTTCGGGTTGTGAACAAGTTGCGTGGAAGCCGACTTTTGGGCTTGTTCGGCATTTACGTGTTCCTGGCTGTTATTGGTGCATACTGCGACATTGCTACACTTCTTCATGATGGGCAATTAGCGATCATACTTTTCGGCATGATATTGACGCTGGTACTCATTCACGCAGTTATCCTTTTCGGGATCGGCGCTTTTTTCAAGCAGGATTGGGACGTGTTGGGCATTGCGTCACAGGCCAATGTTGGCGGGGCAACGTCTGCGTTGGCGCTCGCCAAAAGTCTTAATCGCCCGGATTTACAACTTCCTGCCGTACTGGTCGGAACTCTGGGCAATGCTATTGGAAGTTATTTGGGCATTGTAGTGGCCGAAGTCCTTCGAGCTGCCTAG
- a CDS encoding S8 family serine peptidase, producing the protein MRRFFSFSTLINVALLACILPGCQTDSAVEPTSISADCLVKASSKNGTAITGAYIVTYKPSQTLPVAPNARITATETLAQQLLTTYSIANTQVDVLATGEQTSFLATLTEGESEKLRQDPSILLVEPDRIMSMCNFVDVTTATTLPWNIQQTGYGRGDLQTTKTAWIIDTGIQLNHPDLNVDTERSRSFVSGQTSADDQNGHGTHVAGIIGAKNNSIGVTGVASGATLVSLRVLDEDGEGRLSGIIQAVNYVGQNGKAGDVVNLSLGGEGTSATLDRAITQAANAGIFFAIASGNEGKNSDNYSPARVNHANVFTVSAMNSANQFASFSNFGSSVDVCAYGVRITSTYIGGKYATLSGTSMAAPHVAGLLLIRGSNLPTHGTVTGDHDGTPDPMAGE; encoded by the coding sequence ATGCGACGTTTTTTCTCGTTTTCGACATTAATCAATGTCGCTTTACTTGCCTGTATTTTACCTGGTTGCCAGACCGATAGCGCTGTTGAGCCAACCAGTATTTCGGCCGACTGTCTGGTAAAAGCCTCTTCCAAGAACGGAACGGCCATTACAGGTGCGTATATTGTTACATACAAACCATCACAAACGCTGCCGGTCGCTCCAAACGCCCGCATTACCGCCACCGAAACCCTCGCCCAACAGTTGCTGACCACCTATTCGATTGCAAACACACAGGTAGATGTACTGGCAACGGGTGAACAAACCAGTTTTCTGGCTACCCTAACCGAGGGTGAATCGGAGAAATTACGGCAGGACCCTTCTATACTATTAGTTGAGCCTGATCGGATTATGTCCATGTGCAATTTCGTCGATGTAACAACGGCCACGACGTTACCCTGGAATATTCAACAAACGGGCTACGGCCGGGGCGACTTGCAGACCACAAAAACGGCATGGATCATTGACACGGGTATTCAACTCAATCACCCCGATTTGAACGTGGACACCGAGCGCAGCCGCTCCTTCGTGAGTGGGCAAACTTCGGCCGATGACCAAAATGGGCACGGTACCCACGTGGCCGGTATCATAGGGGCCAAAAACAACAGCATCGGTGTAACAGGTGTTGCTTCGGGTGCCACGCTGGTATCACTCAGAGTTCTGGACGAAGACGGTGAGGGACGGCTGTCAGGAATTATTCAGGCGGTGAATTATGTGGGGCAAAACGGGAAGGCAGGCGACGTTGTTAATTTGAGCTTGGGGGGTGAGGGCACATCGGCAACGCTCGACCGAGCTATAACACAGGCAGCCAATGCAGGTATTTTCTTTGCCATTGCCTCCGGCAATGAGGGTAAGAACAGTGACAATTATTCTCCGGCGCGGGTAAATCATGCCAATGTGTTTACCGTCTCAGCGATGAATAGTGCTAACCAGTTTGCCTCGTTTTCAAACTTTGGCAGCAGTGTCGACGTCTGTGCGTATGGGGTTCGCATTACCTCCACCTACATTGGCGGCAAGTATGCAACCTTAAGTGGCACCTCGATGGCAGCTCCTCATGTGGCAGGTTTATTGCTGATCAGAGGGAGTAACTTGCCCACACACGGAACCGTTACGGGCGATCACGACGGAACACCCGACCCAATGGCGGGCGAGTGA
- a CDS encoding DUF2339 domain-containing protein, whose protein sequence is MNQVSPPTPSSARSLLTSRSSQPCWPWTVVLGTLIAVLTCWVVGDFSHPLSDGNDTDQYEYVGYFFGKNLHFFPFPHLNLINTQTFYPYGTNQAFLDWGFERDYWYAFCSWLFGGPGPYLQYYYVYSLVVTAVGTFLLLRSRFGAGKSFVAGLIVSIFNVYALWKFPVHMNVCVAHWTALCLIATYSLLLDVLDRKPVSLPFFILWVWLHVQVLSQELAYVAGFALTFTTLVLPVLLVSFFQQFSTISEWPVLAASYMRTEWRQHRWAIIGLTGLVALSLWLYLPLTLQIALTAWQFDFGLVPELPAWSHPARLLLPHLRGLDSFSIPYQQWFHDTFESYGQGSPGLYLTIAAGVGWWQTRHKISQWLPVAGMLVLCLLYHPVLLPTLKLFPWFSFNRHGGRASLIYPVMLVLLALPLRWPSRLPGQLSCALLVALMGLEWYTSYSLRLFIGTNVASDSLLRYCAVVKQQPGEAVLDWPFCTIGANGVGDKEGLCPYYKQQNAVFAYRRFYDKSTVGQYFGRLHPDQIKPFLREGWPQLLTPDRVFTNQDWQFMDSFLRKNKFAGINLYVDLLLPEQVAQFYKRYGQPIAETRFPEAGRVVFLTLDSRK, encoded by the coding sequence ATGAATCAGGTTAGCCCTCCTACTCCCTCATCGGCCAGAAGTCTGCTTACCAGCCGTTCCTCCCAACCCTGTTGGCCCTGGACAGTTGTGCTGGGCACCCTCATAGCCGTTTTGACCTGTTGGGTCGTAGGCGATTTTAGCCATCCGCTCTCCGATGGAAATGATACAGATCAATATGAATATGTAGGGTATTTTTTTGGAAAGAATCTGCATTTTTTCCCCTTTCCCCACCTTAATCTCATCAATACACAAACATTTTACCCCTATGGCACCAATCAGGCTTTTTTAGACTGGGGCTTCGAGCGTGACTACTGGTATGCCTTTTGCAGTTGGCTGTTTGGCGGCCCAGGCCCCTATCTTCAATATTACTATGTATATAGTCTGGTCGTAACGGCCGTTGGAACGTTTCTGCTGTTACGGTCCCGTTTTGGTGCCGGAAAATCATTTGTAGCCGGGTTGATTGTCTCCATTTTCAACGTCTATGCACTCTGGAAATTTCCGGTTCACATGAACGTCTGTGTTGCTCACTGGACAGCTCTTTGCCTGATTGCGACATACAGCCTGTTGCTTGACGTACTTGATCGAAAACCGGTTTCTCTCCCCTTTTTCATTCTATGGGTATGGCTTCACGTTCAGGTACTCAGCCAGGAACTGGCCTACGTGGCTGGGTTCGCATTAACATTTACGACGCTTGTCCTGCCCGTTCTACTGGTAAGTTTCTTTCAGCAGTTTTCAACCATATCAGAATGGCCGGTGCTTGCAGCAAGCTATATGCGTACTGAATGGCGTCAGCATCGCTGGGCAATTATTGGGTTGACCGGATTGGTGGCACTTAGCCTTTGGCTTTACCTGCCGCTTACGCTTCAAATTGCTCTTACAGCCTGGCAGTTCGATTTTGGTCTGGTACCCGAACTACCCGCCTGGTCGCACCCGGCACGCCTGTTGCTTCCGCATTTGCGAGGTCTTGATAGTTTCTCTATTCCTTATCAGCAATGGTTTCATGATACCTTCGAAAGTTATGGGCAAGGCAGTCCTGGTTTATATTTAACGATAGCCGCAGGGGTTGGCTGGTGGCAGACCCGGCACAAGATAAGTCAGTGGTTACCAGTTGCTGGTATGCTGGTGCTGTGTCTTCTCTATCATCCGGTCCTTCTACCAACCCTGAAACTATTTCCCTGGTTTAGCTTTAACCGGCATGGCGGGCGAGCCAGTCTGATTTATCCTGTAATGCTGGTATTGCTGGCTCTTCCACTTCGGTGGCCTTCCCGTTTACCCGGTCAACTTAGTTGCGCCTTGCTGGTCGCCTTAATGGGCCTGGAATGGTACACGAGTTATTCATTACGCCTTTTTATTGGTACCAATGTAGCGTCGGATAGTTTACTTCGATACTGTGCTGTTGTAAAGCAACAACCCGGCGAAGCCGTACTCGACTGGCCTTTTTGCACCATTGGCGCCAATGGCGTCGGCGATAAAGAAGGGCTATGCCCCTATTATAAACAGCAGAACGCCGTATTCGCCTATCGACGCTTTTATGATAAAAGCACGGTGGGTCAATATTTCGGTCGGCTCCACCCCGATCAGATTAAACCTTTCCTTCGCGAGGGCTGGCCCCAATTGCTTACTCCCGATCGTGTTTTCACGAATCAGGATTGGCAGTTTATGGATTCGTTTCTTCGGAAGAATAAATTTGCGGGCATCAATTTGTATGTCGATTTACTCTTGCCGGAGCAGGTGGCTCAATTTTACAAGCGATACGGTCAACCGATTGCCGAAACCCGATTCCCGGAGGCTGGCCGCGTTGTTTTTCTTACACTTGACAGCAGAAAATAA
- a CDS encoding leucine--tRNA ligase: MADYNHRETEQKWQRFWDENHTNKPAEQTNRPKYYVLDMFPYPSGAGLHVGHPLGYIASDIVSRYKRLKGYNVLHPMGFDSFGLPAEQYAIQTGQHPAVTTEANLTRYIEQLKNIGFSYDWSREVRTSDPSYYKWTQWIFMELFRSWYNKETDKAEPIDTLLAKFSVNGTKGVQAVCDDTVSSFTADEWNALSETEQYAISLHYRLTYLANAVVNWCPALGTVLANDEVKDGVSERGGYPVEQKLMRQWMMRITAYADRLLTGLDTIDWTESLKEQQRNWIGKSVGASVRFPLASASQQFIEVFTTRVDTIYGVTFMVLAPEHELVAELTTPEQKEAVDTYINAAKLRSERDRMADTKAVSGVFTGSYCVNPFNEEKVPIFLADYVLAGYGTGAVMAVPSGDNRDWNFAKHFNLPIVPILDSQKDIEHQADNTKEGRYINSGMINGMTYKEAIATLTAWLEERGLGKGKINFRMRDAVFSRQRYWGEPVPVYFKEVGDGQVLPYLIDESDLPLELPAVDKYLPTETGEPPLGRAEGWKYKGKYEYELSTMPGWAGSSWYWYRYMDPQNNSEFASKEAIDYWQNVDLYIGGTEHATGHLLYSRFWNKFLYDRAYVPQDEPFKKLINQGMIQGRSSLVYRISYVNGIGQNDEGENYIKLRQIYIPYNLVKELVVDNNAPNTLRSIVATQLGQEVADKLNFTAPDISKEIIKISEGIRVPIQAVKNDVLDIEILSQLRPDLTKDADFIDADKFTCNYEIEKMSKRYSNVENPDDIVEKYGADVLRLYEMFLGPLEQAKPWNTNGIDGVYRFIRKFWRLFYKDNAEGVSQWIVTDEQPTPAELKVLHKTIKKTEEDIELYSFNTSVSSFMICVNELATLNCHKRAVLQDLVLLVSPYAPHIAEELWAALGHEPGTLSKAEFPIFNPNYLVEDAFEYPIQINGKVRTTISFAIDRAPNEIEREVLADEIVQKWMEGKTPKKVVVVPKRIVNVVL, encoded by the coding sequence ATGGCCGACTATAACCACCGTGAGACCGAACAGAAATGGCAACGGTTTTGGGATGAAAATCACACCAACAAACCCGCAGAACAGACCAACCGACCAAAGTATTATGTGCTTGATATGTTTCCGTACCCATCTGGGGCCGGGCTGCATGTAGGGCACCCGCTAGGTTATATCGCTTCGGATATTGTATCGCGTTACAAACGGCTTAAAGGTTATAATGTACTGCACCCGATGGGTTTCGATTCCTTTGGTCTGCCTGCCGAACAATACGCGATTCAGACAGGGCAGCACCCGGCCGTAACGACCGAAGCCAACCTGACCCGGTATATTGAGCAACTAAAAAATATAGGCTTTAGCTATGACTGGAGCCGCGAAGTCCGCACGTCTGACCCATCTTACTACAAATGGACGCAATGGATTTTTATGGAGCTGTTCCGCTCCTGGTACAATAAGGAGACGGACAAAGCTGAGCCGATCGACACCTTGCTGGCCAAATTTTCGGTCAATGGCACGAAGGGTGTTCAGGCAGTTTGCGACGATACTGTTTCTTCGTTTACCGCCGATGAATGGAATGCCCTCTCCGAAACGGAACAGTATGCTATTTCCCTGCACTATCGGCTGACTTACCTTGCCAACGCGGTAGTGAACTGGTGCCCGGCCCTGGGTACAGTTCTGGCCAACGACGAGGTGAAAGATGGCGTCTCTGAGCGGGGCGGTTACCCCGTTGAGCAGAAACTGATGCGGCAGTGGATGATGCGTATCACTGCTTATGCCGACCGCCTACTGACGGGCTTAGACACGATTGACTGGACAGAATCGCTGAAAGAACAACAGCGTAACTGGATTGGGAAATCGGTAGGGGCGAGCGTGCGATTCCCGCTTGCCTCCGCTAGTCAACAATTTATCGAGGTATTTACCACTCGCGTCGACACAATTTATGGTGTTACGTTTATGGTGCTGGCGCCGGAGCACGAACTTGTGGCCGAGTTAACTACCCCTGAACAAAAGGAGGCCGTTGATACCTACATCAATGCGGCAAAATTACGGTCTGAGCGCGATCGTATGGCCGATACAAAAGCGGTTTCGGGTGTGTTTACGGGCAGCTATTGCGTTAATCCGTTCAACGAAGAGAAAGTCCCCATATTCCTGGCCGACTATGTGCTGGCGGGTTATGGTACGGGTGCTGTTATGGCCGTTCCGTCGGGCGATAACCGCGACTGGAACTTTGCCAAACACTTCAATTTGCCCATTGTGCCAATTCTGGATAGCCAGAAAGATATTGAGCATCAGGCTGATAATACCAAAGAGGGTCGTTACATCAACTCGGGTATGATTAATGGCATGACCTATAAAGAGGCTATCGCTACGCTAACTGCCTGGCTGGAAGAACGGGGTTTGGGCAAAGGGAAAATCAATTTCCGGATGCGCGATGCCGTCTTCAGTCGTCAGCGGTATTGGGGCGAACCGGTTCCTGTCTATTTTAAAGAAGTGGGCGACGGGCAGGTTTTGCCCTACCTGATCGACGAAAGCGACCTTCCGCTGGAGTTACCCGCTGTTGACAAATACCTGCCAACCGAAACCGGAGAACCACCACTGGGCCGCGCCGAAGGTTGGAAATACAAGGGTAAATATGAGTATGAGCTTAGCACCATGCCTGGCTGGGCGGGTTCGTCCTGGTACTGGTATCGGTACATGGACCCGCAAAATAACAGTGAGTTTGCCAGCAAAGAAGCAATCGACTACTGGCAGAACGTGGACCTTTACATTGGCGGCACCGAACACGCCACGGGGCACTTACTGTACAGCCGTTTCTGGAATAAGTTTCTCTATGATCGAGCCTACGTGCCACAGGATGAGCCATTCAAAAAGCTTATCAATCAGGGGATGATTCAGGGGCGGTCAAGCTTAGTCTATCGCATAAGTTACGTAAATGGGATTGGGCAGAATGATGAAGGTGAAAACTATATAAAGCTGCGTCAGATATACATCCCTTACAATCTTGTTAAAGAATTAGTAGTGGACAATAATGCTCCTAATACTCTTAGAAGTATTGTTGCTACGCAGTTAGGCCAAGAAGTAGCAGATAAACTAAATTTTACAGCTCCTGATATTAGCAAGGAAATAATTAAAATTTCGGAAGGTATACGTGTTCCTATCCAAGCAGTGAAAAATGACGTACTTGATATTGAAATTTTATCACAATTGCGACCTGATTTAACGAAAGACGCTGATTTTATTGATGCAGATAAATTTACCTGCAACTACGAAATTGAGAAAATGTCAAAACGTTACTCTAACGTTGAGAACCCTGATGACATCGTAGAGAAATACGGGGCTGATGTGCTGCGTCTTTACGAAATGTTCCTCGGGCCGCTCGAACAGGCCAAGCCCTGGAATACCAACGGTATCGACGGTGTGTACCGCTTCATTCGCAAATTCTGGCGGTTGTTCTATAAAGACAACGCAGAAGGTGTGAGTCAATGGATTGTAACGGACGAGCAGCCAACCCCTGCCGAACTGAAAGTCCTGCATAAGACTATCAAAAAGACGGAAGAGGACATTGAGCTTTATTCGTTCAATACGTCGGTGAGTTCATTCATGATCTGTGTAAACGAACTGGCTACGCTAAACTGTCATAAGCGGGCCGTATTGCAGGATCTGGTTCTGTTAGTGTCACCTTATGCGCCCCACATTGCCGAAGAACTTTGGGCCGCTTTGGGTCATGAGCCGGGTACGCTGTCGAAAGCAGAATTTCCGATATTCAACCCGAACTATCTGGTTGAGGATGCGTTCGAGTATCCCATTCAAATTAATGGCAAAGTCCGCACAACGATTAGTTTCGCCATCGACCGGGCGCCCAACGAGATTGAGCGCGAAGTATTGGCCGACGAAATCGTGCAGAAATGGATGGAGGGTAAAACACCCAAAAAAGTGGTGGTCGTACCGAAACGGATTGTAAACGTAGTGTTGTAA